GGCGCGTCTTCAAGACGATCGTGACCTCTGAGTTGGGCCGCAAAGTGGCTGAGCATTACGGGGCATCAGTCGAAGATGTGTTGACAGGTTTTAAATTTATCGGGGAAAAAATCAAGAAATATGAAGAGACAGGTGAATATTCCTTCCTGTTTGGTTACGAGGAAAGCTACGGCTACTTGATCGGTGATTTCGCCCGTGACAAAGATGCCATCCAGGCCGTATTGATGGCTGCCGAGGCGGCTGCTTATTATAAGAAAGAAGGAAAGACCCTTTATGATGTATTGAACGACTTGTTCGAAAAGCATGGATTCTATCAGGAAGGCCTGAAGAGCTTAACGCTGAAAGGAAAAGAAGGCGCAGAACAAATCCAGGGGATCCTGAAAGACTTCCGGAACGAGCCGCTGAAAGAAGTGGCCGGCCTACAGGTTGTTTCTTCTGAAGACTATAAAGTGAGTACAAAAATGGACGCGCTGACAGGTGAGCAGTCGATGATCGACCTGCCTTCGTCCAATGTGCTGAAATATCATCTCGAGGACGGCTCATGGATCTGCCTCCGTCCATCAGGGACAGAACCGAAAATCAAGTTCTATTTCAGCGTGATCGGTAAAACGCAAGAGGACAGCGATCAGAAACTTCATGCATTGCAGGATGCAATCATGGCTAAGGTTGAAACGATGATCAGCTCCTCGGTGGGAAAGGCGTAACACATGGTGCGGCACTCAGGGAAATCACTGAGTGCCAAAAGTCTTAAATCGAAACAAGAGATGCTAAACCGGCATCTCTTGTTTTTTAATCGTGGAAGAACATATGTTTTCAGTCAAAGGTCGTAGAATGTTTCCTTCTTTTTGATAATCCCCCTTTTGATTGAAGTCGATATAATAATGGTAGAAGGATCGGAAAGGACGATGAGCATGAATCAGGAATCCCTTTCAAACATTGAGCTGTTGAAAGAGATCGCCGAATTACTGAATAATGAAACCGAACTTGCCTCGATGCTGTCAGGGGCGTTAAAAAAGCTGATCAATGGGTCCAGTTTTACGACAGGCTGGATCTTTTTTATAGAAGGGGAAGGGAGGCATGAGCTTGTTTCGTATGAGAATCTCCCCGAATCCCTTTCAGACCGTAAATGTGAGTTGATGAATAAGGGCGGGTGCTGGTGTGTGAACCGCTTCCGGAAAGGAAAGCTCACGAAAGCCTCGAACATCATTGAATGTCAGCGGATCGAGCAGGCCATTGAAGAGAACAGGGGCAAGACCGATGATATCACGTATCATGCCACGGTCCCCCTCCAGTCGGGACAAGAATCTTTTGGGCTTTTGAATGTGGCGGCACCACATAAAACCCATTTCTCGTCGGATGAATTGGCACTGCTGGAATCGGTCGCTTTCCAGATAGGTTCTGCAATCAAGCGCATCATGCTGACCAGGAAGGAACAGGAAATCGCCCTGATCGGGGAGAGGAACCGATTGGCAAGGGATCTTCATGATTCTGTGAATCAGCTGTTGTTTTCCCTGACATTGACGGCAAGGGGCGGTGCTGAGATGACCGGGGATGAAGGCGTGAAGGAAACCTTCCGGACCATTCAGGACATGGCGCAGGAAGCACTTTCGGAAATGAGGGCACTTATTTGGCAATTGCGGCCCAATGGGTTGGAAAACGGGGTCGTCGAGGCCGTGAAAGGTTATTCCGAAATGCTGGGGTTGTGTCTTGAAACGAAAGTGGAAGGTGTCTTATCCTTGAGCTCAAGGATGGAAGAAGTATTATGGAGGGTCTCTCAGGAAGCCTTGAATAATTGTAAGAAGCATTCAGGTGAAACCCATATTTACTATACGTTGAAAAGTGAACCGGAATCCCTTTATTTAAAGATTGAAGACCAGGGATATGGTTTTCAATATGACAAGAAGCAATCTATCCCATCGATGGGGATCCAGAGTATGAGGGAACGGGTGAAAAGCATCGGCGGGGAGCTGACAATTCAAAGCAGGCTCGGTAAAGGAACGGCGATAAATGTCCGATTACCCTATTAGGAGGATGCATGCATGATCAGAGTATTGATAGCAGATGACCATCACGTCGTACGGAGAGGCCTTGTCTTCTTTTTGAAGACGCAAAAAGACATAGATATCGTCGGTGAAGCAAAGGACGGGGCAGAAGCTGTCCGGCTGGCGCATTCCTTAAAGCCTGATATCATCTTGATGGACTTGATGATGCCTGTGATGGACGGCATCCAGGCCACCATGGAAATCAAGGCGCTTCATCCTGAAGTGCAGGTGCTGATGCTGACGAGCTTTTCGGATCAGAACCATGTCATTCCGGCCATTGAGGCAGGTGCAGCCGGATATCAGCTAAAGGATATTGAGCCCGATGAATTGGTGAACAGCATCCGAAAGCTCCTGTCGGGGGAAAATTCACTACATCCGAAAGCGACGAATCATCTGCTCACGAGGATTTCCAAACAGGAACCTCCTCACAAAATGGATGAACTCACAAAGCGGGAACGGGATGTTTTGATTGAACTGACGAAAGGGAAAAGTAATAAAGAAATCGCCTCCAGTCTTTATATAACGGAGAAAACGGTCAAAACCCATATTTCCAACATCTTTTCCAAACTGGAGGTTGCCGACCGGACACAAGCAGCTTTATACGCTGTCAAACATCAATTAACTTCAAATGATGAAAGAAAGGATATGTGAGGATGAACATTTTAATAATCAACGGAAGCCCCAGGAAGAACGGCCGGACTGGAATCGCATCACGATTCATCGCCCGGAACCACAACTGCGGACTCATTGACCTGAGTGACGGTTCGCTGCCTCTCTACACAGGGGAACAGGATCAGGCAGCGCTGGCATCGGTTCAAGGTTTAAAGAAAAAGGTAAAGGAAGCGGATGCTGTCATTTTGGCTTCCCCAGAGTATCACAGCGGTATGAGCGGGGCATTGAAAAACGCCCTCGACTTCCTCAGCTCTGAGCAATTTGCCCACAAGCCTGTGGCATTATTGGCCTGTGCAGGAGGCGGAAAAGGCGGTATCAACTGCTTGAACAATCTACGCATTGTCTCCCGGGGTGTATATGCAAACGTCATCCCGAAGCAGCTGATTCTTGATCCCCATTGCTTTGATTATGAAGGGGACGGACTTCTGGATGAGCCTGCAAAAATGGTCGAGGATCTCATGAAGGAACTGAAGATGTATGTAAAAGCGGCAGCATTGATCAAAAGTGAACAATCATCTTAACCGGCGCAGGTGCCGGTTTTTTTTATAAAAAAATAAAAGCTGATCCAATTGTGCAAACTAATTGGATCAGCCCGAGGTGGAATTCTCTTGTCGCTACATCTCTGCAAAGGTTTCCTCCAGTGGTTGCTCGACACTGTAGGTGAAGTTTGCATGCTCAATATATCGTAAAAGCGTATACAGGTTACGCTCTACAACCGTGTAGTCTTTAGAAAAATGATACGCGTGCAGGAAATGTTCAATTCTTTTTGAAAGAAGGTCATCCTTCGTTCTCACCATGAGGATCAGCAGGTTATCCCATTCTGACCGGTGAGTGTAATACAGAGCCCGATCGTAATCGACTTTGTTCACGTGGTTTCCCTCCTTTTGAAGGGGTAATGTTATTGTGTGAAGAAAAGGAGGATTCCTTTCTCTGAAAAAGTTGGTTATGCTGCTATTGCTCGCTTTCCTACTATTGGTTGAATAATCGAGGCGTTTTCATTCATCCTAAGAATGAAACATAATCAGGAGTGATGATAATGAAGAAAGCAATCGCAATTTTTTTAGCAGTATTTTTCCTGCTGTTTTCAGGACATGCCAACGCTGAACCGACAGATTATAAAAAATTTGGCCGGATTGCCACAGCCGTCATTAAAGAAGATTATCCCGGTCAGCCTGTGAAGGATTATCAATATCAGGGCCGCCGGAAAATGACTGAAAATAAAGTGGCGGATTCTTTTGAGTTCACTGTTCAGGAGAACAACAAGGATAAGAAAGTGACCGTCATCGTCGTGCACAATCTCGACAATGAAAAAACACTCAATATCACCGTACAGGAATAATTGAACGAGCCTCTTTTCAGGGGCTTTTTTTATTAGGGTATTTTTCAAAAAATTCACCTGCACATCAGCAATTGAAACATTTTTTTGATAGAATAAACCTATATAAATTTCTGAACGGGGAGCTTCTGTCCAATGTGATGCTGAACTTTTCTTACCTCATTAAAAATTGAATAAAGGAGGAAAAGAGATGCATTCCATTGCATTTAGACATTTATGGTTCGGCCAGGCGCTGGCGAACATGGGGGATGTTTTCTATATCGTCGGATTGATTTCACTTGTATACAGTTTGACAGGGTCCGCTGTGTATATGACGGCCGTTCCGCTCGTGATTACATTTTCCCGCTTCATCAGCAGCATGGCGGCACCTCTGCTATTGAACCGCACACAGATGAGGACGCTCATTGCGTACTCCCAGATGGGGAAGACATTCTTTCTTTGTCTGTTTTTACTGATGATGGTGTTGAATGCAGACAATGTCTGGTTGTTTCTTGCTTGTGCAGGTGTTGTTTCATTCCTGGACGGATGGGCTTTGCCTGCGAGGAATTCCTATGTCCCCTTTCTTGTGAAGCGGGAAGAATTGATGGGGGCGAATGGGTTTCTTTCCACAGTGGATCAGACCATACAATTTTCGAGCTGGGCGGTTGGCGGTATGCTGGTCGCTGTGATTCATGAAACGAACGTGTTCACCATCGTCATCATCCTGTTTCTCGCCAGCACCCTGTACATGTTGAAGCTGCCGGTCATCCCGACCACCACGTTGGAAGTGCGGAAAGCATGGTGGCAGCAGTTATTGGAAGGATGGTCAGAAGTCAGGAAGCGCAAGGGGCTTGCTCCAGTTTTTTGGATTTACGGGCTTGAGTCGGTTTCCGGGACCGTCTGGATCGCAGCCGTTCTCTATTTATATGTAGATCAGGTGCTCGGCAAGGGAGAAGAATGGTGGGGGTTCATAAACGCCAGTTTTTTTATCGGGCTGATTCTTGCATCTATGTTGATTTTCAAGCTGCACGGTCTGTTCTCCCATCACCGGAGCAGATGGCTGCCTCTTTGCATGATCCTGACTTCGATTGCGACCCTCGCCTTTGCCTGGAATCAGGCGGCCTGGTTGGCGCTCGTATTGTCCTTTCTGTTCGGACTGTTCGATCAAATCAAGAATGTCATCATGCAAACGTATATTCAGGAAAGTGCTCCGCCTGAAGAGCTCGGTAAAATCTATGCAGCACAGGGGGCGCTCTCGACATGTTTATTTGGATTATCATCCGTTGGTGTCGGGTTGCTTATAGAGGTTTTCAGCATGAGTACGATTTTCTCCTTCTCGGCACTATTGCTGATGACTGCGCTCATCCCAGTGTGGATCTTGCAAAGAAATATGAATAGGTAAGAATGAAGCTGTTCCCTGTGAAAGGGGACAGCTTTTTTCTTACCTGCTTGTCCCCCCTTGTCCAAACCCTCCCGCTTTTCTTTTCATCAAATCCATTTTTGGCTCATACATTTAGATAAGAGTATAAAGAGGGGGATGGCGATGAATTTAGAGGAACAAAGGCAGTTGCAGAATGCGATAGGTGAAATTACGGAGATTGCAGCCGGATTCGGTCTTGATTTTTACCCGATGCGTTACGAGATTTGTCCTGCTGAAATCATTTATACATTTGGCGCTTATGGTATGCCGACACGCTTTTCCCATTGGAGTTTCGGGAAGCAGTTCCATAAGATGAAGCTTCAATATGATCTGGGATTAAGCAAGATTTACGAGCTCGTGATCAATTCGGATCCTTGTTATGCGTTCTTGCTCGATTCGAATTCACTGATCCAGAATAAGCTGATTGTCGCCCACGTGCTTGCACACTGTGACTTCTTCAAGAATAATGTTCGCTTTCAGAATACGAAGCGGGATATGGTGGAGAGTATGTCGGCAACCGCCGAGCGTGTGCGGAGTTATGAGATTGAGTACGGTAAACAGGAGGTTGAAGATTTCCTTGATGCTGTGCTTGCCGTTGATGAACATATCGACCCGTCCCTTATGCGTCCGAAGCTGTCGTGGACGATGAATGATGTGGAATGGGAAGAGGTTGAAATCAGTCAGGCGACACCGTACGATGATCTGTGGTCATTGGATGAAAAGCCAAAGAAATTGGAAAAAAAGAAGGTCAAGAAGAAATTCCCTCCACAACCGGAGAAGGATATCATGCTCTTCATCGAACAATACAGCAGGGAGTTGTCGGATTGGCAGCGGGATATATTGACGATGATGAGGGAAGAGATGCTGTATTTCTGGCCGCAGCTCGAAACGAAGATCATGAATGAAGGATGGGCTTCATATTGGCATCAGCGGATCATCCGGGAAATGGATCTGACCAGCGGTGAGTCGATTGAGTTTGCCAAACTGAACGCAGGTGTTGTACAGCCTTCCCGCACACAGATCAATCCATATTACTTAGGGCTAAAAATATTTGAAGATATCGAAGAACGGTTCGATAACCCGACTGAAGAAATGAAGAAGCGGGGAGTCAAACCGAACTCAGGACGTGAAAAAATGTTTGAGGTCCGTGAAATTGAATCGGATATTTCCTTCTTGCGGAATTATTTAACGAAAGACCTCGTCACCCGGGAGGATATGTATTTATTCCAAAAGCAGGGGAAGGATTACAAAATTGTGGATAAAGAATGGACCCACGTCCGGGATCAGCTTGTCGGCATGAGGGTAAATGGGGGATTCCCTTACATCACTGTGAATGACGGCGACTATATGAAGAGTGGGGAACTATATTTGAAGCACTGGTATGAAGATGTGGAGCTTGATATCAAATACCTGGAGAAGGTCTTGCCGTACCTGCATCAGCTGTGGGGAAGACCGGTCCATATCGAAACACATGTGGAAAACCGGGATATGCTTTTTACGTATGATGGAAGAAGCGTACAGCGGAAATATTTATAATAGTGGGAACCGACTCGGAGTACGGGTCGGTTTTTTTGCTTCGTGAGTTCTAAAAGGAAGGACAGGCTTATACATAATAGAAGAGGCATTTATATGAGGAGGAGATACGATGGCAGATGTAGAAGTCTTTATCGGTGATTTAACAGACCGCACTTTCCATTACGACGGAGGGGACTGGAATCATAATTTCCCCAAACGGATCAGTCCGTTTTTCCCTAAAGGATATGACCTCTTTTTCAAGCTGCTGGACGGGATTTATCATAAAAAAATCGAGGGCAGGCAAACAGATTGGGGAAGTCACACCTGTTTGATGTATCCAGGTGAAATGCTCGCCGTGCTTGAAGATTATTATAAGAGGGAAGTGGACAACGAGAAGGTACAGGGACTGTTTCAGTTCATCAAAGGACTGGATCAGGAACAACAATACGGACTGGTGGCATGTGAAATGTCATGATGAAAAAGGACAAAGGGCTATATGGCCATTTGTCCTTTCTTACATACTGATGTTCTTTTGTTCAGAGAACCTCGCATGGAGTGTGCCTGTGAAGAATAGGAAGGAACGCTGGAAGATCGGGCTTTGAATGAACGTATAGAAAAAGGTGAAAATGAATACAGGCCCCCCAAGGAGCAAACCGAATAGAAGGATCGTGCATTCGCACATGATCCGGACCCTGCTGATGGAAAGCCCGGTTAAATCGGAAAGTGTGAGCATGAAACCGTCACGGGGCCCGGTACCCAAATGGGCTGCTGAATATAATCCCCCTCCGGTCCCCATCAAAATCACCGCTGACAGCAGCGTCAGGACATCCCCGGTGAGATTGGTCTCAGGCGGGAGAAGGTCAAAATAAAGGAAAAAATCAACGAGCATGCCCACCATTACCCCATTGAGCACCGTCCCGATCCTGACGTATTTTCCTTTTAATATCAGGGTCCCAGCGATCAACACCACCCCCACGATGATATTCCACGTTCCGATCGTGAGCCCGAATTTCTGAAACAATGCGATATTCAATACATCCCACGGATGGATCCCCAAGTATTGAACATGAATGGACAAACTGATGCCGTAGCTGAAAAGAAGTAATCCCACCACAAAATAACTGATTTGCCAATAGATTTTCATCGTGTCTCCTTCCTGATGCTTCCATCTAAAGCTATTTTACAATGAAGAGCCGCAGAAAAATAGTAAAAAAGAAGTGAATAATCAGATTTTGACTTATAATGGAAGAATATAATTGACACCGCTTTCTGTGGTCGATAGAGTTTTAGTATGAGAAACAGAGGAGGTTTATTAGGATGTTAACAATGAAACATGCGTGGACAACTTTATGGAAGTGGCATGGGGATGTACGGCAGACTCTCATGTTCTTTACTTCAGGCAGCACCGGGACTTCAGTGTCCGGACGCGTCCAGACCGATCATCAGCCTGGACCTGGCACAAATCCCAGGCAGAAAATAGGATTCATCCTCGGACCCCTGCTATTCTTTTTTTTCCTGCTGTTTTTTTCACCTGAAGGACTCTCGCAGGGGGCCGTCGGGGTACTTGCAGGCACGGTTTGGATTGCGGTGTGGTGGATCACGGAAGCGATACCGATTCCGGCAACGGCCCTGTTGCCGATCATACTCTTCCCGCTGACCGGTGCGCTCGAATCGGGAGACGTCACTTCCGCTTATGGGGACGGGACGATCTTTCTGTTTATGGGCGGATTCATCATCGCGATTGCCATGGAGAAGTGGAATTTACATAAACGGATCGCCATGAACATCATTCTCGCGATCGGGACAAGCACCGAGAGGATCGTACTTGGCTTCATGCTCGCAACAGGCTTCCTCTCCATGTGGATTTCCAATACGGCAACGGCGATGATGATGCTCCCGATCGGTACCGCCGTCGTTTACCAGGTGAATGAGAGTCTAAAAGGGGAGAAGCGGACCGGCCACTTCAGCAAGGTCATCATGCTCGGGATTGCCTACAGTGCATCGATCGGTGGACTGGGCACGTTGATCGGCACCCCTCCGAACACCATCTTTGCAGCTGTTGCTAAACAACTGTACGGCATCGACTTTTCTTTCGCAAAATGGATGATGTTCGGGGTTCCACTGTCAGCGATTCTCCTGCTCGCCACCTGGTGGTATCTCATCAAAATCGCCTTTCCGCTGAAAATCAAGGAACTTCCAGGGGGAAGGGAAATTGTCGAGAAAGAAAACCGGTCCCTTGGAAGGATCTCTTTTGAAGAAAAGCTTGTTCTTACTGTCTTTGTCACCACTGCACTGTGCTGGATCACCCGCTCGTTCCTATTGAGCCAGTGGATTCCGTCACTTGATGACACGATGATTGCCATCACAGGGGCACTCGTCCTGTTCCTGCTGCCGGGCCAAAAGGAATCCCGTCTCCTCAAATGGGAGGATGCGAAGAAACTTCCGTGGGGCATCCTTCTCTTATTCGGAGGCGGACTTGCCATAGCCAAAGGCTTCAAGGAAACCGGGCTTGCAGAATGGATCGGCAAGCAATTGACGGTGCTGGATGGGATTTCTTTCATCATCATCCTTGTGGCAGTGACAGCATTTGTAATATTCTTAACGGAAATCACGCCCAATACGGCGACGGCCACAATGATGTTCCCAATCATGGCATCACTCGCTGCCGCACTGAACGTCCATCCATACAGCCTGATGGTGGCGGCCGGCCTCGCAGCGTCCTGCGCCTTCATGCTTCCGGTAGCCACACCGCCGAATGCGGTCGTCTTCGGCTCCGGCTTCATCAAAATGGGGGACATGGTCAAAGCGGGTATATGGCTGAACATCATCAGCATTATTTGCATCACACTTCTCGTGTACTTATTCATGCCTGTTGTATGGGGAGTGGATCTTGGGGTGTTCCCTGGGGATATGAGATAATTGTTTCAGCATGTGATGGGGTAGAGTGTTGGATTCCAGGGCAGTAGGTGATATTTATTGAATAAACGCCGGAGGTCCTGCTTCATCCGATGTTCATGCTGGCGTTTGCAAGTCTTTCTCTCATGATATGATGAAATTAAATGATTCCACGTGAAAAAATCCGAACACATTCGATTTTCTGCAGAGAATTTCGAATGATATGTTCGGATTTTTGCTTTTGATTTGTTATGTTGTTGTGCCGAGGGTGCGATAACGGCGAAATATTTGATTTAACGGCGAAATCCTGGATATATCGGCGAAATTTTCATTATAACGGCGATATCACAAATATATCGGCGAAATCCCATTTTTAACGGCGAACGCCGATATTCCCTCATGCCGTCGACATCACCGACCACCCGGCACACACTCCATCCAACCCACAGCTACTGAGCCGTATACCCGCCATCGAGCACCACTGCCTGACCGGTAACTCCTTTGGCTTTATCACTCGAAAGGAAGATTGTGTAGTCTGCAATTTCTTCTACCGACAGTAATCGTTTTTGTGGAACAAGGGGATAGATGACATCCTCCAATACTTTTTTGAGTTCGACCCCACGTGTGTTTGAGATATCCTGTAGCTGATTGCGGACGAGGGGGGTGTCCACATAGCCTGGGCACATGGCGTTGACGGTGATGCCGTGCTCGGCTCCTTCAAGGGCCGATACTTTTGTTAAGCCGATCACACCGTGTTTGGCACTGTTGTAAGCGGCTTTGCCTGCAAATCCGATCAGTCCGTTGATGGATGCCATGTTGATGATGCGCCCGAATTTTTGCTTTTTCATATGAGGGAAAGCAAATTTTGTCGCGATGAATGGGGCGGTGAGCATGATTTTGATCAATAGCTCGAATTTTTCAATCGGGAAGTCTTCGATTGGCGCGACGTGCTGGAGTCCCGCGTTGTTGATCAGGACGTCGATGCGGCCATAGTGTTCAACCGTTTTATCGATCCCTGCCTTAACGTCTGATTCACTTGTTACATCGCATTTGATGCCGAGGCAGTCAAAGCCCCTGCTTTTCAGTTCATCGACCGCTTCGTCGAGTCCTTCCTGGTTGATATCAGAAAGGACGACCTTCGCGCCGTTTTGTGCAAAGTGTTCCCCTATTTCATATCCAATTCCCCTTGCAGCACCTGTGATGAATACCACTTTATCATTGACCATTTTCATTTCCTCCTCGCATTAATAAATTCCCATATTGGCTAGTATGATGGACACAATCTCTGCGATGGTCGGAATGAGAAGGCCGACGACCGCAACGTCCAGATATGAATCTTTGTGGGTGAGACCTGTTACGGCAAACAGAGTCAAAAGCGCCCCGTTATGAGGCAGGATCGAAGCACCGGAAGAGATGGAAGCGATTCTGTGGAACGCCTCTGCACTTATTCCGCTTGTTTGGGATAATTCGTAATATTTATCACCCAGTGCCTCAAGGGCAATCCCCATCCCGCCTGAAGCAGACCCGGTGATGGCAGCAAGGGTCTGGACTGCGATCGCTTCAGATATCACAGGATTTCCTTTGATGCCGAGTATCAGCTTCGTTAATGTCTTGAAACCTGGTGCAGCCGTGACGACAGCACCGAAGCCTACGGCAGCACTTGTGTTGATCACTGCCATAACACTGCCTTTTGCCCCCCCGTTGATCGCCGGGATAAATTTTTTATAATGCTTGAAGTTGATCAGCAATATGGACAGAATCCCGACAAGAAGTGCTGTGAGGATGTTCCACTCGAATACATTCAAGGTAACCACGACGATGACGAGAGGAAGGAAAGACAAATAAAAATTAGGAAGATCTGATTCATTTATTTCCTTCACATCATTTCCACCCTTTGGCTCTGTGAAAGTATCCCCTTTATTGGTGAATTGCTTTTGGCGCCACCTTAAGTAAAAATATCCGCCGCAAGCCATAATCAGTCCGCCGACCGTCCCAATGATCGGGGCGGCGGTAGGGGACGTCTTGAAATAGTCGATTGGGATCAGATTCTGGATCTGGGGTGTCCCTGGGATAGCCGTCATCGTAAATGTGAAAGCTCCCAATACAAATGTGGGCGGCAATAGTTTTCGGGTGATATTTGCCTCCCTGAACATGGCGATCGCCAAGGGGTAGATCGCAAACACGACGACGAATAAGCTTACCCCTCCGTATGTTAAAACAGCGGCTGCGATAAGGACGCCGAGGATGGCACGGTCTTTGCCGATGAGGTTGGTGATTTTATAGGCAACCGATTGAGCGGCACCTACATCTTCCATCAGCTTTCCAAAGATGGCCCCGAATAGGAAGACAGGGAACCATTCCTTCGCAAAATCCACAAATCCGGTCATATACGTTTCTGTATAGGCCGGCAGGAGATCGAGACCGCTCATGAGCGCAACGAGCCCTGCAACCAATGGGGCGATCCAGATGATGGACCAGCCCAAATAGGCCAGGAGCATGAGCAGGATTAAACCAATGATGATACTAGTCATATGTCACCTCTCATAAATGTTTGTGATTATCTTTCCATGAATGATAGGATTTATGCGATATGGAAAAGAACAAATCAAGGAGTATGGGATGAGCGGAGGAGTAACTGGGGGACAGGTCAAAAAAAAGAACGAGCCGTCAGTTTGACTCGTTCTTTTCAATAGTAAGTGATTTCATTTTCGTCACTTCCAGATATTGAATATGGTGACCGTCGATTTTCTTTACTTTGAAGCAATAGCCTTGTTCCTCGATTTTATCATCGGGCTTCACTTCATATTTCTGTGTAAGGAACCAGCCGCCGATTGTATCCACTTCATCTTCTTCGATAGATATACCGAGGAGATCATTGACGTCTTCAATGAGCATGACGGCATCGAAAATATAGTGATCTTCTTTGAGTTTTTGGACTTCAGGGATTTCATCGATATCGAACTCATCCCTGATTTCCCCGACAATTTCTTCGATGATGTCTTCAAGCGTCACAAGCCCCGCGGTTCCGCCGTATTCATCAAGGAGGACGGCCATCGGAGAGCGTTCTTTTTGAAGCTTGAGAAGGAGCGCCTTGATCGGGATTGTCTCGATGACACGGATGACAGGTTTGATGAAGGGCGTAACGTCCTGATGTTTTCCCTGTTCTGTCATGAGTGTTGTCAACAATTCCTTCACATTTACAACCCCGAGTAC
The nucleotide sequence above comes from Bacillus sp. KH172YL63. Encoded proteins:
- a CDS encoding response regulator; its protein translation is MIRVLIADDHHVVRRGLVFFLKTQKDIDIVGEAKDGAEAVRLAHSLKPDIILMDLMMPVMDGIQATMEIKALHPEVQVLMLTSFSDQNHVIPAIEAGAAGYQLKDIEPDELVNSIRKLLSGENSLHPKATNHLLTRISKQEPPHKMDELTKRERDVLIELTKGKSNKEIASSLYITEKTVKTHISNIFSKLEVADRTQAALYAVKHQLTSNDERKDM
- a CDS encoding DUF3889 domain-containing protein, with amino-acid sequence MKKAIAIFLAVFFLLFSGHANAEPTDYKKFGRIATAVIKEDYPGQPVKDYQYQGRRKMTENKVADSFEFTVQENNKDKKVTVIVVHNLDNEKTLNITVQE
- a CDS encoding MFS transporter; the protein is MHSIAFRHLWFGQALANMGDVFYIVGLISLVYSLTGSAVYMTAVPLVITFSRFISSMAAPLLLNRTQMRTLIAYSQMGKTFFLCLFLLMMVLNADNVWLFLACAGVVSFLDGWALPARNSYVPFLVKREELMGANGFLSTVDQTIQFSSWAVGGMLVAVIHETNVFTIVIILFLASTLYMLKLPVIPTTTLEVRKAWWQQLLEGWSEVRKRKGLAPVFWIYGLESVSGTVWIAAVLYLYVDQVLGKGEEWWGFINASFFIGLILASMLIFKLHGLFSHHRSRWLPLCMILTSIATLAFAWNQAAWLALVLSFLFGLFDQIKNVIMQTYIQESAPPEELGKIYAAQGALSTCLFGLSSVGVGLLIEVFSMSTIFSFSALLLMTALIPVWILQRNMNR
- a CDS encoding GAF domain-containing sensor histidine kinase is translated as MNQESLSNIELLKEIAELLNNETELASMLSGALKKLINGSSFTTGWIFFIEGEGRHELVSYENLPESLSDRKCELMNKGGCWCVNRFRKGKLTKASNIIECQRIEQAIEENRGKTDDITYHATVPLQSGQESFGLLNVAAPHKTHFSSDELALLESVAFQIGSAIKRIMLTRKEQEIALIGERNRLARDLHDSVNQLLFSLTLTARGGAEMTGDEGVKETFRTIQDMAQEALSEMRALIWQLRPNGLENGVVEAVKGYSEMLGLCLETKVEGVLSLSSRMEEVLWRVSQEALNNCKKHSGETHIYYTLKSEPESLYLKIEDQGYGFQYDKKQSIPSMGIQSMRERVKSIGGELTIQSRLGKGTAINVRLPY
- a CDS encoding NADPH-dependent FMN reductase, giving the protein MNILIINGSPRKNGRTGIASRFIARNHNCGLIDLSDGSLPLYTGEQDQAALASVQGLKKKVKEADAVILASPEYHSGMSGALKNALDFLSSEQFAHKPVALLACAGGGKGGINCLNNLRIVSRGVYANVIPKQLILDPHCFDYEGDGLLDEPAKMVEDLMKELKMYVKAAALIKSEQSS
- a CDS encoding YhdB family protein yields the protein MNKVDYDRALYYTHRSEWDNLLILMVRTKDDLLSKRIEHFLHAYHFSKDYTVVERNLYTLLRYIEHANFTYSVEQPLEETFAEM
- a CDS encoding YczE/YyaS/YitT family protein, whose product is MKIYWQISYFVVGLLLFSYGISLSIHVQYLGIHPWDVLNIALFQKFGLTIGTWNIIVGVVLIAGTLILKGKYVRIGTVLNGVMVGMLVDFFLYFDLLPPETNLTGDVLTLLSAVILMGTGGGLYSAAHLGTGPRDGFMLTLSDLTGLSISRVRIMCECTILLFGLLLGGPVFIFTFFYTFIQSPIFQRSFLFFTGTLHARFSEQKNISM
- a CDS encoding SpoVR family protein; protein product: MNLEEQRQLQNAIGEITEIAAGFGLDFYPMRYEICPAEIIYTFGAYGMPTRFSHWSFGKQFHKMKLQYDLGLSKIYELVINSDPCYAFLLDSNSLIQNKLIVAHVLAHCDFFKNNVRFQNTKRDMVESMSATAERVRSYEIEYGKQEVEDFLDAVLAVDEHIDPSLMRPKLSWTMNDVEWEEVEISQATPYDDLWSLDEKPKKLEKKKVKKKFPPQPEKDIMLFIEQYSRELSDWQRDILTMMREEMLYFWPQLETKIMNEGWASYWHQRIIREMDLTSGESIEFAKLNAGVVQPSRTQINPYYLGLKIFEDIEERFDNPTEEMKKRGVKPNSGREKMFEVREIESDISFLRNYLTKDLVTREDMYLFQKQGKDYKIVDKEWTHVRDQLVGMRVNGGFPYITVNDGDYMKSGELYLKHWYEDVELDIKYLEKVLPYLHQLWGRPVHIETHVENRDMLFTYDGRSVQRKYL